A genomic stretch from Candidatus Neomarinimicrobiota bacterium includes:
- a CDS encoding alginate export family protein produces MSKSNILPIRVMRILLSVLFSSIVLIGSEMEWKAEFRARVERDTVSAPNDTASTHGQSSLTHFRSRLILRMSQGSLSGAVQFQDVRILGAPENASGKTGQDQNTIAFSQAYIQYRIKNNGRMRIGRFDLPLGNERLFSRNQWSLHGRFFEGFLAEYEFGQLAVTKVFRVYLEENYANFSSDGDDTIIDGFYVTSKNPFTRMNSISGLELYGFRELNIGNTADAIQRNTYGGRLTGNLNLLVVGFALEFEGAIQSGFAPGFNSIEGNMSVLNFIFDIPMLFNSQITIGLENYSGDNSATEDIGEGFANPYGAGHKWHGYMDYHKMFPTNGEMGLNETSLRFQVPIFDTYRLAIHTHDFQSGNGSVEFGSEIDIVFTINAGPRLSFSQGYSRYTHKNGSWKTGTDEFAYFSISAVL; encoded by the coding sequence GTGAGCAAATCAAACATTTTACCTATTAGAGTCATGCGAATTTTATTGAGTGTATTATTTTCTTCGATTGTATTAATCGGATCCGAAATGGAATGGAAAGCAGAATTTCGGGCTCGGGTTGAGCGGGATACTGTTTCAGCACCCAACGACACGGCCAGCACGCACGGGCAATCTTCATTAACTCACTTCCGATCTCGGCTCATCCTTAGGATGTCACAAGGATCGCTTTCCGGTGCAGTGCAATTTCAGGATGTTCGAATTCTTGGTGCACCTGAGAATGCATCTGGAAAAACGGGGCAAGATCAGAATACGATTGCATTTTCTCAGGCGTACATCCAATATCGGATAAAAAATAATGGGCGGATGCGGATAGGAAGATTTGATCTGCCACTGGGGAATGAACGGTTATTCAGTCGAAATCAGTGGAGCTTGCACGGGCGTTTTTTTGAAGGATTTCTTGCAGAGTATGAATTTGGTCAATTAGCAGTCACAAAAGTTTTTAGAGTTTACCTAGAGGAAAATTATGCAAATTTTTCATCTGATGGTGATGATACAATTATTGATGGATTTTATGTGACATCTAAAAATCCATTTACCAGAATGAATTCAATTTCCGGTTTGGAATTGTATGGTTTTCGCGAATTAAATATTGGAAATACCGCCGATGCAATTCAAAGGAATACCTACGGAGGGCGTCTCACTGGTAATCTTAATTTATTAGTTGTGGGATTCGCTCTAGAATTTGAGGGAGCAATCCAATCCGGATTTGCACCAGGATTCAACTCGATCGAGGGAAACATGTCGGTCCTGAATTTCATTTTCGACATTCCAATGTTGTTTAATTCTCAAATAACGATTGGTTTGGAAAATTATTCAGGTGATAATTCTGCAACAGAAGATATTGGGGAAGGATTTGCAAATCCATATGGTGCAGGACATAAATGGCACGGTTACATGGATTACCATAAAATGTTTCCCACAAACGGTGAAATGGGATTAAATGAAACAAGTTTACGGTTCCAAGTTCCGATATTTGACACATACCGCCTCGCGATTCATACTCATGATTTTCAGTCAGGAAATGGAAGTGTAGAGTTTGGCTCGGAGATTGATATAGTCTTTACTATAAATGCCGGACCGCGGTTATCTTTTAGCCAAGGATATTCTAGATATACCCATAAAAATGGTTCATGGAAAACCGGAACAGACGAATTCGCATATTTTTCAATTTCTGCTGTTCTATAG
- a CDS encoding AMP nucleosidase: protein MKTKSEIVNDWIKRYTGTSADGFGNWILLTNFQNYVDKFAHRFNVDVNGVGGPMTSATNLDGLSIINFGIGSANAATIMDLLSAVNPKGVLFLGKCGGLKQSTEIGHFILPSAAIRGEGTGDDYFPKEVPALPSFKIHKYVSDKLHDQKLDYRTGVVYTTNRRVWEYDEGFKDYLRKVRVIGIDMETATIFIVGFANGIDRGALLLVSDTPMTPEGIKTSESDSNVTQKFVELQLDIGIEAMTHIGSEGEQIKHFTY, encoded by the coding sequence ATGAAAACAAAATCAGAAATAGTAAACGATTGGATTAAGCGATACACGGGAACTTCTGCTGACGGGTTTGGAAATTGGATATTGCTCACCAATTTTCAAAATTATGTAGATAAATTTGCACATCGCTTTAATGTGGATGTTAATGGAGTCGGAGGTCCGATGACCTCAGCAACGAATCTCGACGGTCTTAGCATCATCAATTTTGGAATTGGAAGTGCCAATGCGGCAACCATAATGGATTTGTTGTCCGCCGTCAATCCAAAAGGCGTATTATTTTTAGGGAAATGTGGGGGGCTGAAGCAATCAACAGAAATTGGCCATTTTATTTTGCCAAGTGCAGCCATTCGAGGTGAAGGAACCGGCGATGATTATTTCCCAAAGGAAGTTCCAGCGCTTCCGTCATTCAAGATTCACAAATATGTTTCCGATAAATTACATGACCAAAAATTAGATTACCGAACTGGGGTCGTTTATACGACCAACCGAAGGGTTTGGGAATATGATGAAGGTTTTAAGGACTATCTTCGAAAAGTCCGTGTAATCGGGATTGATATGGAAACGGCTACTATTTTTATTGTGGGATTTGCAAATGGAATTGATCGGGGAGCATTGCTACTAGTATCCGACACTCCAATGACACCAGAGGGAATTAAAACATCAGAATCTGACTCAAATGTAACGCAAAAATTTGTAGAATTGCAGTTAGATATCGGGATTGAAGCTATGACGCATATTGGTAGCGAAGGTGAGCAAATCAAACATTTTACCTATTAG
- the xth gene encoding exodeoxyribonuclease III, with amino-acid sequence MKIISWNVNGVRAVHKKGFLDWLDTVQPDILCLQETKAHKEQLPKELLEGHGYHTYWHSAEKKGYSSVATYCKEEPLYVQNGLGIDRFDVEGRVLLTEHPDFLLYNIYFPNGQKNEERLQYKLDFYDELLPIINEQVESGMNVIVTGDWNTAHHEIDLARPKANIKTSGFMPIERERLDTYAAHGWIDTFREFHDEGERYSWWSYRFGVRARNVGWRIDYFFINEGFADRIQDADIHDDVMGSDHCPISLEIKK; translated from the coding sequence ATGAAAATTATATCTTGGAATGTGAACGGAGTCCGAGCAGTACATAAAAAGGGATTTCTTGATTGGCTCGATACCGTTCAGCCGGACATTCTTTGTTTACAAGAGACCAAAGCTCATAAAGAGCAACTTCCTAAAGAATTATTAGAAGGTCACGGATACCACACCTATTGGCATTCTGCTGAAAAAAAAGGATACAGTAGCGTTGCAACTTATTGCAAAGAAGAACCGCTTTATGTCCAGAATGGATTAGGAATCGATCGATTTGATGTTGAAGGTCGAGTGTTACTAACAGAACACCCTGACTTTCTTTTATACAACATTTATTTCCCGAATGGGCAAAAAAATGAGGAACGTCTTCAATATAAGCTAGATTTTTACGATGAATTACTCCCTATTATAAATGAACAAGTTGAATCCGGGATGAATGTGATTGTAACCGGCGATTGGAATACTGCGCATCACGAAATTGATCTTGCAAGACCTAAAGCAAATATAAAAACTTCTGGATTTATGCCCATTGAACGTGAAAGATTAGATACATACGCTGCCCACGGATGGATAGATACATTTCGAGAATTCCATGATGAAGGTGAAAGATATTCGTGGTGGAGTTATAGATTTGGCGTACGGGCTAGAAACGTGGGCTGGCGCATTGATTATTTTTTTATAAATGAAGGTTTTGCAGATAGGATTCAAGATGCCGATATTCATGATGATGTTATGGGGTCAGACCATTGTCCTATTTCATTGGAAATAAAAAAATGA
- the grxD gene encoding Grx4 family monothiol glutaredoxin, producing MDLTTQIKTDIETNPIILYMKGTPEMPMCGFSNSSVQILTHYGVNYKAVNILEDPDIRVKLSEQSGWPTIPQLFVKGELIGGADIMIELHEKGDLLDILDLSK from the coding sequence ATGGATTTAACGACTCAAATTAAAACAGATATCGAGACCAACCCAATCATACTGTACATGAAGGGAACACCGGAAATGCCTATGTGCGGGTTTTCAAATTCTTCTGTTCAAATTCTCACCCATTACGGGGTGAATTATAAAGCAGTAAATATCTTAGAAGATCCGGATATTCGTGTAAAACTTTCAGAACAATCCGGGTGGCCAACCATTCCTCAGTTGTTTGTAAAAGGGGAACTAATAGGTGGCGCTGATATCATGATTGAACTGCATGAAAAAGGGGATTTATTGGATATTTTGGATTTATCAAAATAA
- a CDS encoding TonB-dependent receptor codes for MMINKSLIFSFYFLSVLLAQGGRIHGFITDKETGEALIGANVFIRETGKGMATDKNGYYVINNITGDSLTLAISYLGYQSYENQYNFSASNNYTADIALSSMVIESDVVDVSAEKITRKFNIQPGRVNLSTKQIRSLPSILEPDIFRTIQSLPGVLTQSEFSTGLIIRGGNTDQNLILLDGITVYNPSHLGGVFSNFIVDAVKDAELIKGGYNAEYGGRLSAVLNVTSREGNRNKVDASTSISLLSAQTTIEGPFYKGAWLLSGRRTYFDQILKNTSLNVPPYYFYDLQSHVFSDLTPKDRLSFSFYRGLDDLVFDDLGLDAEWGNKTYSMSYRRLFSDLLIGNFLIASSQFRTYFNLGGDSGLIEDNVINDVTVSANFTWFQNNGLTWKFGAQIKQLGFSYDNSFADTSLFVINKKPVESAIYNKWKWVLSEKFIVEPGLRLNVYDAHSDRYFPDVRLGMKYLVTEDRYINFAIGNYHQFIQTIQDDFNPTILDFWVAVDESVQPGKSQQVVLGYEEYIGRVYKTQIEVYYKHLENMLTFVESRSSTEETLSDEKISDNFQTADGFAYGLEVFAQKTFGKLNGWISYTLGISRKILDGKEYFTNWDRRHAISVIGNYQFTDKWELNLQWSYQSGQAFTPILGYFIEDLDFSVSSNHANFRTIPGGRNTGRYPAYHRLDLGAIRHFSFKKFDMDIFIQIINSYDRNNIFRYVYHLGSTYNGVDDDGDWDIEKHDTNGNGYPDYGEPNVDEPDEGIVQRTDISIFPLIPSVGFSIRF; via the coding sequence ATGATGATAAATAAATCCCTGATTTTTTCCTTTTACTTTTTGTCAGTTTTATTAGCACAAGGAGGTAGAATACACGGATTTATTACGGATAAAGAAACAGGCGAAGCGCTGATTGGTGCCAATGTGTTCATTCGAGAAACCGGAAAAGGAATGGCTACGGATAAGAATGGATATTATGTCATCAATAATATTACCGGTGATTCGTTAACGCTTGCTATCTCGTATCTCGGATATCAATCGTACGAGAATCAATATAATTTTTCAGCATCCAACAATTATACCGCAGATATCGCATTATCATCCATGGTTATAGAATCTGATGTTGTAGATGTATCCGCTGAAAAAATCACCAGAAAATTTAATATCCAACCGGGTCGTGTAAACCTTTCTACCAAACAGATTCGATCCTTGCCGTCCATATTAGAACCTGATATTTTTCGAACGATTCAATCTCTTCCCGGAGTGCTCACGCAATCTGAATTTAGTACAGGACTTATTATTCGTGGCGGAAATACAGATCAAAATCTGATTTTACTTGACGGAATTACTGTGTATAACCCATCGCATTTAGGTGGAGTATTTTCAAATTTTATTGTAGATGCTGTAAAGGATGCTGAACTTATTAAGGGTGGATACAATGCAGAATATGGCGGCAGACTTTCGGCAGTTTTAAATGTAACGAGCAGGGAAGGAAATCGCAATAAAGTGGATGCCAGCACATCCATTTCATTATTGTCAGCTCAAACTACCATTGAAGGGCCGTTTTACAAAGGCGCCTGGCTGCTTTCCGGTCGGCGAACTTATTTTGATCAAATTTTAAAAAATACCAGTTTAAATGTTCCGCCGTATTATTTCTATGATCTGCAGAGTCACGTTTTTTCCGATCTAACACCAAAAGATCGGCTGAGCTTTAGCTTTTACCGTGGACTTGATGACCTTGTTTTTGATGATCTTGGTTTAGACGCTGAATGGGGAAATAAGACCTACAGCATGTCTTACCGCCGTCTATTCAGCGATCTTTTGATCGGGAATTTTCTGATCGCTTCCAGCCAGTTTCGGACATATTTCAACCTCGGCGGAGATTCGGGACTGATTGAAGATAATGTCATCAATGATGTAACAGTTTCGGCAAATTTCACATGGTTCCAAAACAATGGACTTACTTGGAAATTTGGAGCACAGATTAAACAACTTGGGTTTTCGTATGATAATTCATTTGCAGATACATCGCTTTTTGTCATTAACAAAAAACCCGTGGAGTCTGCAATATATAATAAGTGGAAATGGGTTTTATCGGAGAAATTTATCGTAGAACCCGGCTTGCGATTGAATGTGTATGATGCTCATTCTGACAGATATTTCCCGGATGTAAGGCTGGGAATGAAATACCTCGTTACCGAAGACCGTTATATCAATTTTGCTATTGGGAATTATCATCAATTTATTCAAACTATTCAGGATGATTTTAATCCAACTATTCTCGATTTTTGGGTTGCAGTGGACGAATCTGTTCAACCCGGAAAATCTCAACAGGTTGTTCTGGGATATGAGGAATACATTGGAAGAGTGTATAAAACCCAAATTGAGGTATATTATAAACATTTAGAGAATATGCTGACTTTTGTTGAATCTCGATCATCTACGGAAGAAACTCTATCGGATGAAAAAATATCGGACAATTTTCAAACTGCTGATGGGTTTGCATATGGATTGGAAGTATTTGCTCAGAAAACCTTCGGAAAATTAAATGGCTGGATTTCATATACCCTCGGCATATCCAGAAAAATATTGGATGGAAAAGAATATTTCACAAACTGGGATCGTCGCCATGCAATAAGCGTCATTGGTAATTACCAATTCACAGATAAATGGGAGTTGAATTTGCAATGGAGTTATCAATCTGGGCAGGCTTTTACGCCAATTCTCGGCTATTTTATTGAGGATTTAGATTTTTCGGTAAGCAGTAATCACGCCAATTTTAGAACGATCCCCGGTGGACGCAATACAGGAAGATATCCTGCTTATCACCGGCTGGACTTAGGCGCAATCCGTCATTTTTCGTTCAAAAAATTTGATATGGATATTTTTATTCAGATTATAAATAGCTACGATCGGAATAATATTTTTCGCTATGTGTATCATTTGGGTAGCACCTACAATGGAGTGGATGATGACGGCGATTGGGATATAGAGAAGCACGATACCAATGGGAATGGATATCCGGATTATGGTGAACCCAATGTAGATGAACCTGATGAGGGAATCGTACAACGAACAGATATTTCCATTTTTCCACTCATTCCGTCGGTGGGATTTTCAATTAGGTTTTAG
- a CDS encoding peroxiredoxin, with amino-acid sequence MEKEIVVLGISYDKPEKLLKFKKKHNLPFTFLSDRKKKVAKLYQSGNFLFANRNTYVIDKEGRIEKIYDKVNVNTHAAEILKYFENDDK; translated from the coding sequence ATTGAAAAAGAAATAGTTGTGCTTGGCATTAGCTACGATAAACCTGAAAAGCTTTTAAAGTTTAAGAAAAAGCATAATTTGCCATTTACATTTTTATCAGATAGAAAGAAAAAAGTAGCCAAACTTTACCAATCCGGAAATTTTCTTTTTGCAAACCGTAATACTTATGTGATTGACAAAGAAGGCCGAATCGAGAAGATATATGATAAAGTGAATGTGAATACACATGCGGCCGAAATCCTGAAATATTTTGAGAATGATGATAAATAA
- a CDS encoding redoxin domain-containing protein, with translation MIAWLTARSGDVQVGLPAPDFTLKDEHGKEHTLSDYLGKRVVVYFFPKAETPG, from the coding sequence ATGATTGCATGGCTCACTGCCAGAAGTGGCGATGTCCAGGTTGGATTGCCCGCACCTGACTTTACATTAAAGGACGAACACGGGAAAGAACACACTTTATCTGATTACTTGGGGAAGCGTGTTGTCGTTTATTTTTTCCCGAAGGCGGAAACACCCGGATGA
- the thiI gene encoding tRNA 4-thiouridine(8) synthase ThiI yields MKPEYVLFHYDEIGLKGGNRSYFEKKLKQNIKAVVPSGTFSSIKTIQGRLVGKLSTDAQNDFYKFSSAIQKVFGLAYFAPAVRCTQNEEVISETAVLLLSELSFSTFRITARRSGPDALLSTQKLNEFAGALVVEKLGKKVKLNHPDATCYIDLFHKNAFLYADRISGPGGLPVGVSGKVMCMISGGIDSPLAAYYTMKRGGKISLVHFHSMPYTNSASIDKVKEIISVLQQYQPRIILYSVPLAEIQKIIRTDTDEKYRILLYRRFMIRIAETLSKLEKAKAMVTGEVLGQVASQTLENMHVVEIVSSLPVLRPLIGFDKREIVDQTKQMGTFEISIQPDQDCCSLFVPKHPATKARLIDIEKNESNLDVGKLVKDAVNLTEKFILSPDESKPRLEPKPA; encoded by the coding sequence ATGAAACCGGAATATGTACTCTTTCATTATGACGAAATAGGGCTGAAAGGTGGCAATCGTTCCTATTTTGAAAAAAAGTTAAAACAAAATATTAAGGCTGTCGTTCCTTCCGGCACATTCAGTTCAATTAAAACGATTCAGGGCAGATTAGTTGGAAAATTATCTACAGATGCTCAGAACGATTTTTACAAATTTTCTTCCGCTATTCAAAAAGTTTTTGGCTTAGCGTATTTCGCACCAGCTGTGCGATGCACCCAAAATGAGGAAGTCATATCAGAGACGGCTGTTTTATTATTAAGTGAATTATCCTTTTCTACGTTTCGTATAACTGCCCGTCGGTCCGGTCCGGATGCGTTATTATCTACCCAAAAACTAAATGAATTTGCAGGAGCGCTTGTTGTTGAGAAATTAGGGAAAAAGGTTAAACTGAACCATCCTGATGCAACGTGTTATATTGATTTATTTCATAAAAATGCTTTTCTGTACGCGGATAGAATTTCAGGGCCAGGCGGTCTTCCGGTTGGTGTCAGCGGAAAAGTAATGTGCATGATATCCGGTGGAATTGATTCTCCTTTGGCAGCGTATTATACCATGAAGCGAGGCGGTAAGATATCGTTGGTTCATTTTCATTCGATGCCTTATACAAATTCTGCATCTATCGATAAAGTAAAAGAAATAATCAGCGTTCTTCAACAATATCAGCCAAGGATTATATTATACTCCGTACCGCTTGCGGAAATCCAGAAAATAATCAGAACGGATACGGACGAAAAATATCGGATTCTATTATACAGAAGATTTATGATCCGAATAGCGGAGACACTTTCCAAATTGGAAAAAGCCAAAGCAATGGTTACAGGTGAAGTATTAGGTCAAGTAGCTTCGCAAACGTTGGAAAATATGCACGTGGTAGAAATCGTATCTTCTTTACCGGTTTTGCGCCCATTAATTGGTTTTGATAAGCGTGAAATTGTTGATCAGACCAAGCAAATGGGAACATTTGAAATTTCTATTCAGCCGGATCAGGATTGCTGTTCATTATTTGTACCAAAACATCCTGCAACAAAAGCGCGATTAATAGATATTGAAAAAAATGAATCTAATTTGGATGTGGGAAAGTTGGTGAAAGATGCGGTGAATTTGACGGAAAAATTTATTCTGTCACCCGATGAATCTAAACCTCGATTGGAACCAAAACCTGCTTAA
- a CDS encoding carbohydrate binding family 9 domain-containing protein: protein MKAHTTRPLFIILTIFISTGFAEDRILPSLTISHASSTIIIDGDLSEPAWLSAAATNHFLEFEPGDNIIPSVETEVRMTYDEVNLYVAFLAYDNPENVRASYQNRDEVWSDDFVAVILDPFGESSTGIMIGSNPFGIQMDLKRSGQNDDPGFDIVYESQGKITDKGFQVEMAIPFSSLSFPKKEMQEWRIGFYRSVPREKKNQILWGGLDRNDPCFLCQLGFLKGIKGIQIKQILELLPAMVGSQSSSLDDQDQLQSGSFEGEPSLGFRYSFSSDLSAEFTLNPDFSQVEADAEQIDVNTTYALYFPEKRPFFNEGAELFKTYVNAVYTRSINNPVVAGRLITTIGKTTFAFLSAIDEDSPFTIPAEEQSYSAIGGKSLSNIFRAKHSLGKTGFYGIMLTDRRMEHGGSGSVAGIDFRYRFNKIYSLEMQGLLSSTEEPNDSLMQSIDLFGDGNTIEFDGEMFNGNAVEIEISRSTKLWHLEGSYEHKTPTFRAENGFITQNNYKEFKLVSRFQFWPNGDIISEYSIGTRGSLIQNFSDEVKQKEISIWTNVTLPLQTQIQIDFDYSLFERFKSTNMTDLWDVDVNINSQFSEKMMMGLGAGISESMVRYLDPPIRGTGQFFYIWSQIKFTKKLVVQPMVSYTEMKSIDRDSTYYSGYQSRIRVNYQFNRAFSFRIFTQYSDFSEVLQIQPLLSYQPSPFTIFYLGSDHGFDVTGNFEQTNESSRQIFMKLQYLFDV, encoded by the coding sequence ATGAAAGCACATACAACAAGACCATTATTCATCATTTTGACAATTTTCATATCCACAGGATTTGCTGAGGATAGAATATTGCCATCCTTGACGATTTCACACGCATCAAGCACGATCATTATAGATGGTGATCTTTCGGAGCCGGCTTGGCTGTCGGCTGCCGCAACGAACCACTTTTTGGAATTTGAGCCCGGTGACAATATCATTCCATCGGTAGAAACAGAAGTTCGAATGACATATGATGAAGTTAATTTATACGTAGCCTTCCTCGCTTACGACAACCCGGAAAATGTACGCGCTTCATACCAGAACAGGGATGAGGTTTGGAGTGACGATTTTGTTGCGGTGATACTTGACCCTTTTGGTGAATCCAGCACAGGAATTATGATTGGCTCAAATCCGTTCGGGATTCAAATGGATCTAAAAAGGTCAGGGCAAAATGATGATCCGGGGTTTGATATTGTTTATGAATCTCAGGGAAAGATTACTGACAAAGGATTTCAGGTGGAAATGGCGATTCCCTTCTCAAGTCTATCATTTCCAAAAAAAGAAATGCAGGAATGGAGGATTGGGTTTTACAGGAGTGTACCACGTGAGAAAAAAAATCAAATTCTATGGGGTGGATTAGACAGAAATGATCCGTGTTTTTTATGCCAGCTCGGTTTTTTGAAGGGGATTAAGGGCATTCAAATAAAACAAATTTTAGAATTGTTACCCGCCATGGTCGGGTCTCAATCATCTTCTCTGGATGATCAAGATCAACTTCAATCCGGTTCCTTTGAAGGTGAACCATCTCTAGGATTTCGATATTCTTTCAGTTCAGATTTATCTGCAGAATTTACTTTAAACCCGGATTTCAGTCAGGTGGAAGCGGATGCAGAACAGATAGATGTGAATACAACGTATGCGCTTTATTTTCCTGAGAAACGTCCCTTTTTCAACGAAGGGGCTGAATTATTCAAGACGTATGTTAATGCGGTTTACACGCGATCAATTAACAACCCCGTGGTCGCCGGTAGATTGATTACAACGATCGGGAAAACTACATTCGCTTTTCTTTCTGCTATTGATGAGGATTCACCCTTTACAATTCCTGCAGAAGAACAAAGTTATTCAGCTATTGGCGGCAAAAGTCTATCCAATATATTTCGAGCAAAACATTCATTGGGTAAAACGGGTTTTTATGGAATTATGTTAACCGATCGGCGAATGGAACATGGTGGTTCCGGAAGTGTAGCGGGGATTGATTTTCGATACAGATTTAACAAAATTTATTCTTTAGAAATGCAAGGTCTTTTAAGTAGTACAGAAGAACCGAATGATTCGCTAATGCAATCTATTGATTTGTTTGGGGACGGAAACACTATTGAATTTGATGGTGAAATGTTCAATGGGAATGCAGTAGAAATTGAAATCTCCCGCTCAACAAAACTGTGGCACTTGGAAGGTTCATATGAGCATAAAACACCAACTTTTAGAGCAGAAAATGGATTTATTACCCAAAATAATTATAAAGAATTTAAATTGGTAAGTAGGTTTCAGTTTTGGCCAAATGGTGACATAATATCTGAGTATAGTATTGGAACGCGTGGCAGCTTGATTCAAAATTTTTCTGATGAAGTGAAGCAAAAGGAAATCAGCATTTGGACAAATGTCACATTACCCCTGCAAACACAAATCCAAATTGATTTTGATTATTCCTTGTTTGAGCGGTTTAAGTCTACCAATATGACAGATTTATGGGATGTGGATGTAAATATCAATTCTCAGTTTAGTGAAAAAATGATGATGGGGCTAGGTGCCGGCATTAGCGAAAGTATGGTTCGTTATCTCGATCCCCCTATTAGAGGAACCGGTCAATTTTTCTATATTTGGAGTCAAATTAAATTCACCAAAAAATTGGTAGTTCAGCCTATGGTTAGTTATACAGAAATGAAATCTATTGATAGAGATTCGACCTATTATTCAGGATATCAAAGTAGAATAAGAGTCAATTATCAGTTCAATCGCGCATTCTCTTTCCGGATTTTCACCCAGTACAGTGATTTTAGTGAAGTTCTTCAGATTCAGCCACTGCTTAGCTACCAGCCAAGTCCATTCACTATTTTTTATCTCGGTTCCGATCACGGATTTGATGTCACCGGTAATTTTGAACAAACCAATGAAAGTTCTCGGCAGATTTTTATGAAATTACAGTACCTGTTTGATGTGTAA
- a CDS encoding T9SS type A sorting domain-containing protein, translating to MTKTEYDPGTMINIIEQLLSPEVTTDEETLSKKFQLHPNYPNPFNSATTLQFQLETASFIRLDIVDLLGSVVATLAENEYLKDGSFNFRWDALNQNGEALPSGVYIARLRSGENIQIQKMILLK from the coding sequence ATGACAAAGACAGAATATGATCCGGGTACCATGATTAATATCATAGAACAATTATTATCGCCGGAAGTCACAACTGATGAGGAAACACTGTCAAAAAAGTTTCAGTTACATCCAAACTACCCAAATCCATTCAATTCTGCCACTACACTCCAATTTCAATTGGAGACTGCGAGTTTTATCAGGCTCGATATTGTTGACCTCCTTGGTAGTGTGGTGGCAACACTTGCTGAAAATGAATATCTAAAAGACGGCAGTTTCAATTTCAGATGGGACGCATTAAACCAGAATGGAGAAGCACTTCCATCAGGCGTGTATATCGCTAGACTTCGTTCGGGGGAAAATATACAAATCCAAAAAATGATTCTTTTGAAATGA
- a CDS encoding redoxin domain-containing protein, whose translation MLSIFLKGQSYEVGNQLTPEHLASDLTICANDSGLISLDLYNGAANGEDYHVIWLNFFASWCSTCLAEIPYATQIYNQYKDQGLVVLSFGRQWDNPYSCLDWAELGAEYNILDDDSTQVWSWFGLGTVPQSVILDHNMIVRYNSYGFNESETVSVIESFLAEMPSVNVNDEIVPVSFKVTPPYPNPFNAKISWTVLLGKELYLETIVFDITGKEVQKITNEHYSEGSYFFSWDASVVPSGVYLLKLITPFHNQTHKMILLK comes from the coding sequence ATGTTATCAATTTTCCTAAAGGGACAATCTTATGAAGTTGGCAATCAACTAACTCCTGAACATCTGGCTTCAGATTTGACTATTTGCGCAAATGATTCCGGTTTGATTTCCTTGGATTTATACAACGGTGCTGCAAATGGTGAAGATTACCACGTTATTTGGCTGAATTTCTTTGCGTCTTGGTGTTCTACCTGTCTTGCTGAAATTCCTTACGCTACCCAGATATATAATCAATATAAAGATCAAGGTTTGGTAGTCCTGTCCTTTGGTAGGCAATGGGACAATCCTTACAGCTGTTTAGATTGGGCTGAATTGGGAGCAGAATACAATATACTAGATGACGACTCCACCCAGGTCTGGTCATGGTTTGGTTTGGGAACTGTACCGCAATCCGTTATTCTAGATCACAATATGATTGTTAGATATAATAGTTATGGGTTTAATGAATCGGAGACTGTTTCTGTTATTGAATCATTTCTGGCAGAAATGCCATCAGTAAATGTGAATGATGAAATCGTACCGGTAAGTTTTAAAGTCACGCCACCTTATCCAAACCCGTTTAATGCAAAAATATCCTGGACAGTTTTGTTAGGTAAAGAATTATACCTCGAAACGATTGTATTTGATATCACCGGGAAAGAAGTCCAAAAAATAACGAATGAACATTATTCAGAAGGATCATACTTTTTTTCCTGGGATGCAAGTGTGGTTCCATCAGGCGTTTATCTTCTGAAATTGATAACACCATTCCACAATCAAACCCATAAAATGATTCTATTAAAATAA